In one Lolium rigidum isolate FL_2022 chromosome 3, APGP_CSIRO_Lrig_0.1, whole genome shotgun sequence genomic region, the following are encoded:
- the LOC124703449 gene encoding cytochrome P450 716A1-like, whose protein sequence is MAYAIVVLGALVASLVPAILLLLYRRNRYYSAYNLPPGSLGVPIIGRTFSLLRAFRSNTDDQWFRDRIKKYGPVSIMSLLGSPTVLLAGPAANRFIFSNDGLILTQTTALRTLVGRSVLTLTGDELKQVRGALQGYLRPDMVRRYVRKMDDEVRRHIELNWVGRDSITVLPTVRRLTLGIICSIVLGQEAAPVKEGLCTDFVTLGKSILSFPVKIPLTRFSRGMTASAKIRKSITNIARKREESLLHECIGTSDNDFISYMLILRSQGVHSLTLEDIVDNAMGLIVGAHETSSVLITFMIRYLANETEILDKVTKEQDEIASNKKLGDALTWDDVAKMKCTWKVAMETLRTVPPVFGSFRTATKDIEYQGYHIPKGWKVFAAQSVTHMDSHFFHEPSKFDPSRFEKLIPPYCYMPFGGGSRMCPGNEFARVETMVAMHYLVRQFRWKMTCEQETYMRDPKPTPDLGLPVKLKPRILPKDCSTFNSD, encoded by the exons ATGGCTTACGCCATTGTTGTGCTCGGGGCACTAGTTGCGTCGCTGGTACCTGCAATCCTCCTACTCCTCTACAGACGCAACAGGTACTACTCAGCCTACAACCTGCCTCCCGGTAGCCTCGGCGTGCCGATTATCGGCAGAACCTTCTCCCTGCTCCGTGCATTCCGCAGCAACACCGACGACCAATGGTTCAGAGACCGGATCAAGAAATACGGCCCTGTCTCCATCATGTCGCTGCTGGGCTCGCCGACGGTCCTGCTGGCCGGGCCGGCGGCGAACCGGTTCATATTCAGCAACGACGGGCTCATCTTGACGCAGACCACTGCGCTGAGAACCCTCGTCGGGCGGTCGGTGCTGACGCTCACCGGCGACGAGCTGAAGCAGGTCCGCGGCGCCCTGCAGGGATACCTGAGGCCGGACATGGTGAGGAGATACGTGCGCAAGATGGACGACGAGGTGAGGAGACACATCGAGCTCAACTGGGTCGGTCGCGACTCTATCACG GTCCTACCAACAGTGAGGAGACTTACACTTGGTATCATATGTTCGATTGTTCTGGGCCAAGAGGCAGCTCCTGTGAAAGAAGGCCTTTGCACAGATTTCGTCACTCTTGGCAAGTCAATCTTATCATTTCCAGTGAAGATACCTCTCACTCGCTTCAGCAGAGGTATGACAGCAAGTGCCAAGATACGGAAGTCCATTACAAACATTGCCCGGAAGAGAGAAGAGTCACTACTGCATGAATGCATTGGCACATCTGATAATGACTTCATCAGCTACATGCTTATTCTGCGCTCTCAAGGTGTCCACTCCCTCACTCTAGAAGACATTGTGGACAATGCAATGGGACTTATCGTTGGGGCGCACGAGACGTCCTCTGTTCTTATAACCTTCATGATCCGGTATCTTGCTAATGAGACAGAGATCCTTGACAAAGTTACTAAAG agcaagATGAGATTGCAAGCAATAAAAAACTAGGGGATGCTCTGACATGGGATGATGTTGCAAAGATGAAGTGTACATGGAAAGTGGCGATGGAGACACTGCGAACAGTTCCTCCTGTGTTTGGGAGCTTCCGAACAGCGACCAAAGACATTGAATATCAAGGCTATCATATCCCTAAAGGCTGGAAA GTCTTCGCAGCACAAAGCGTCACGCATATGGATTCACATTTCTTTCATGAACCTAGCAAGTTTGACCCGTCTCGGTTTGAGAAACTTATACCACCGTATTGCTATATGCCATTTGGTGGAGGTTCGAGAATGTGTCCTGGGAATGAATTTGCAAGGGTAGAAACCATGGTAGCCATGCACTATCTAGTGAGGCAATTCAGGTGGAAAATGACATGTGAACAAGAAACCTACATGAGGGACCCAAAGCCTACACCGGATCTTGGACTTCCTGTCAAACTCAAGCCGAGAATTCTCCCCAAAGACTGCTCAACATTTAACTCTGATTAA